From a region of the Laspinema palackyanum D2c genome:
- a CDS encoding chlorophyll a/b-binding protein: MTQQKTTPTQPPVVQDLPAEPEPAFGWTQYAERINGRVAMIAFIALLLLEAFTHQDLFTWLGLR; this comes from the coding sequence ATGACTCAGCAAAAAACTACCCCAACTCAACCCCCCGTTGTTCAAGATTTACCCGCCGAACCTGAACCGGCTTTTGGATGGACTCAATATGCCGAACGCATCAATGGTCGAGTTGCCATGATTGCCTTTATCGCGTTGCTCTTACTCGAAGCATTCACCCATCAAGACCTATTTACCTGGTTAGGATTGCGGTAA
- a CDS encoding hybrid sensor histidine kinase/response regulator, translated as MNKNNTSPDEPADILIVDDTPANLRLLSMILTRKGYRVRKAISPHLALNAVELSLPHLILLDINMPQMNGYQVCSKLKANPQTREVPIIFISALDDVFDKIKAFEVGGNDYITKPFQDAEVLIRVEHQLKLRSLQMELIDKNRIVEQTLTELKQAQNHIIQDEKMVSLGQLVAGVCHEINNPVNFISGNLIYVKTYVKQLLGLLHEYRQALGSIPKEIQQLEEDIELDFLVEDFPKLVSSMQGGAERIRTIVESLRNFSRLDEAELKSVDLHEGLESTLMMLGHRLEPGGDRPGITVIKNYGQLPFVRCYAAQLNQVFMNLLTNAIDALESGSRHSHSLPNSDDEGAIGPAAPAPTLWINTAQPTENTVTISIADNGPGMTPELQQQAFDPFFTTKQVGYGTGLGLSISYQIVVEGHRGTLDCQSLPGMGTTFTLGLPIQASPNRPQ; from the coding sequence ATGAATAAAAATAACACGAGCCCCGACGAACCCGCAGATATTCTGATTGTTGATGATACCCCCGCTAATCTCCGGCTTTTGTCCATGATTCTCACCCGCAAAGGGTATCGGGTTCGTAAGGCTATCTCCCCTCATCTGGCACTGAATGCTGTAGAACTCAGTTTACCTCACTTGATTTTGCTGGATATTAATATGCCTCAGATGAATGGGTATCAGGTTTGTTCCAAGCTCAAGGCAAATCCCCAGACTCGGGAAGTTCCGATTATTTTTATTAGTGCGCTCGATGATGTGTTTGACAAAATCAAAGCCTTTGAAGTGGGGGGGAATGATTATATTACCAAACCGTTTCAGGATGCCGAAGTTTTAATCCGCGTGGAGCATCAATTAAAGTTGCGATCGCTGCAAATGGAATTAATAGATAAAAATCGGATAGTAGAACAAACTTTAACGGAACTTAAACAGGCCCAAAATCACATTATTCAAGATGAAAAAATGGTGAGTTTGGGCCAACTCGTGGCCGGAGTTTGCCACGAAATCAACAATCCGGTTAATTTTATTTCTGGCAATCTGATTTATGTCAAAACTTATGTAAAGCAATTATTAGGGTTGCTCCACGAGTATCGTCAGGCATTAGGCTCAATTCCCAAGGAAATTCAACAACTTGAAGAAGACATAGAATTAGACTTTCTAGTGGAGGATTTCCCCAAATTGGTGAGTTCTATGCAAGGGGGAGCCGAACGGATCCGCACGATTGTGGAATCTCTGCGAAATTTCTCCAGACTGGATGAAGCGGAACTCAAATCCGTGGATCTCCATGAAGGATTGGAGAGCACGTTAATGATGTTAGGGCATCGCCTGGAACCTGGTGGCGATCGCCCGGGAATTACCGTGATCAAAAACTATGGTCAACTCCCCTTCGTCCGTTGCTATGCCGCTCAACTCAATCAGGTTTTTATGAATCTGCTCACCAATGCGATCGATGCCCTAGAGTCGGGATCTCGCCATTCCCACTCTCTCCCCAACAGCGATGACGAGGGTGCGATCGGCCCCGCAGCTCCTGCCCCCACCCTCTGGATTAACACCGCACAACCCACGGAAAACACCGTCACCATCTCCATCGCCGATAATGGTCCCGGAATGACCCCAGAATTACAACAACAAGCCTTTGACCCCTTTTTTACCACGAAACAAGTGGGATATGGCACTGGATTAGGATTATCCATTTCTTACCAAATTGTCGTAGAAGGACATCGAGGAACCTTGGATTGTCAGAGTTTGCCCGGAATGGGAACGACTTTTACCCTCGGATTGCCGATTCAAGCTTCCCCAAACCGACCCCAATAG
- a CDS encoding dipeptide epimerase, which produces MKIEIETFTVHKRFALTISRGTTAESTNVLVKVEAEGITGWGEASPFSAGGTPQTTSEIVAALQNVAPKLEGFSPFDRQEIEAFLMTLTKAGKFPSAAQAGLDTALQDWLGKKVGLPLWQLWGLDRTRIVPTSLTIGISSPEAAKTRVRHWFNLDSGSLETEAVPATQGCAIKVKLGSPAGIAADRAMFLAVQEEAPSGSAFSIDANGGWTLEDAIAMSHWLSSRGVKYLEQPLPVAAQEELRHLYRESPLPIFVDESCFTRADIIPLADRVHGINIKLMKCGGLTEAMRMIHTAHACGLQVMFGCYSDSVVANTALSHLSPLADYLDLDSHLNLIDDPFTGAIVQEGRLLPNNLPGLGVQRRAYNS; this is translated from the coding sequence ATGAAAATTGAGATAGAAACTTTTACTGTTCATAAACGATTTGCTCTGACGATTAGTCGGGGAACGACGGCTGAAAGTACGAATGTTTTAGTTAAAGTAGAAGCTGAAGGGATAACCGGATGGGGGGAAGCTTCACCGTTTTCTGCTGGGGGTACGCCTCAAACGACTTCGGAAATTGTGGCGGCTTTACAGAATGTTGCCCCGAAACTGGAGGGGTTTAGTCCGTTCGATCGCCAGGAAATAGAAGCATTTTTAATGACTCTCACAAAGGCGGGTAAATTCCCTTCGGCGGCGCAAGCGGGTTTAGATACGGCTTTACAGGATTGGTTGGGGAAAAAAGTTGGTCTCCCGTTATGGCAATTGTGGGGACTCGATCGCACTCGGATCGTCCCTACCTCCCTCACCATTGGCATTAGTAGTCCAGAGGCGGCCAAAACCCGGGTTCGACATTGGTTTAATTTAGACTCAGGTAGTCTTGAAACTGAGGCAGTCCCCGCAACCCAAGGTTGTGCGATTAAGGTAAAATTGGGCAGTCCTGCTGGAATTGCTGCCGATCGCGCCATGTTCTTGGCAGTCCAGGAGGAAGCCCCATCGGGTTCGGCGTTTAGCATTGATGCCAATGGCGGATGGACCCTAGAGGATGCCATTGCCATGAGTCACTGGTTGAGCTCTCGGGGGGTCAAATATTTAGAACAACCCCTCCCGGTGGCGGCACAAGAGGAATTACGCCACCTTTATCGGGAATCTCCGTTACCGATTTTCGTGGATGAAAGCTGCTTTACCCGGGCTGATATTATCCCCTTAGCCGATCGCGTTCATGGAATTAATATTAAACTAATGAAATGTGGGGGATTAACAGAAGCCATGCGGATGATTCACACCGCCCATGCCTGCGGATTGCAGGTGATGTTTGGGTGTTATTCCGATAGTGTGGTGGCGAATACCGCCCTGTCTCACCTCTCACCCTTAGCGGATTATCTGGATTTGGATAGTCATCTGAATTTAATTGACGATCCGTTTACTGGGGCGATCGTCCAGGAAGGACGTTTGCTGCCCAATAATTTACCGGGTTTAGGAGTACAACGTCGTGCGTATAACAGCTAA
- a CDS encoding GGDEF domain-containing response regulator, whose product MIEGLDTPCKGNILVVDDNANNLRVLSSILTKHGYYIRKALNGEMAITAAHALIPDLILLDINMPSMNGYEVCTALKQSEKTRNIPIIFISVLDNVLDKVKAFQVGGIDYITKPFQLEEVIARIENQLKIQRLQAELQEKNRILEEKNILLRTEIEQRKNAENALKKANLKLQKLACIDGLTKVSNRRKFDEYFKQEWVRLVRQNHPLSLILCDIDYFKAYNDTYGHPAGDECLKQVAQAISQAVKRPADLVARYGGEEFAVILPHTNSLGALSVARNIQHKIQQLDIKHCASDVCNIVTISLGICTMVPTGEKSLDSLILSADKALYQAKQTGRNCYCTYLHQSEGESFKCGDFQGEFLQKTQE is encoded by the coding sequence ATGATTGAAGGATTAGATACCCCATGCAAAGGAAACATTCTGGTCGTCGATGACAACGCTAATAATTTGCGGGTCTTATCTTCTATTTTAACCAAGCATGGCTATTATATTCGTAAAGCCTTGAATGGAGAAATGGCGATTACTGCGGCCCATGCCTTAATCCCAGATTTAATTCTCCTGGATATTAATATGCCCTCCATGAACGGGTATGAAGTTTGTACCGCTTTAAAACAATCCGAAAAAACTCGCAATATTCCCATTATTTTTATCAGTGTTTTAGATAATGTTTTAGATAAAGTAAAAGCCTTCCAAGTGGGGGGAATTGATTATATTACCAAACCCTTTCAGCTAGAAGAAGTTATTGCTCGTATTGAAAATCAACTCAAAATTCAACGCTTACAAGCAGAACTCCAAGAAAAAAATCGAATTTTAGAAGAAAAAAATATCCTACTGAGGACGGAAATTGAACAGCGTAAAAATGCAGAAAATGCTTTAAAAAAAGCTAATCTTAAATTACAAAAATTAGCCTGTATAGACGGGTTAACAAAAGTCTCAAATCGCCGTAAATTTGATGAATATTTTAAACAAGAATGGGTTCGTTTAGTGCGACAAAATCATCCTTTATCCTTAATTTTATGCGATATTGACTATTTTAAAGCCTATAACGATACTTATGGCCATCCCGCCGGAGATGAGTGTTTAAAACAGGTTGCTCAAGCCATTTCTCAGGCAGTCAAACGTCCGGCAGATTTGGTGGCTCGCTATGGCGGTGAAGAATTTGCTGTCATTCTTCCCCATACCAATTCCCTTGGAGCCTTATCCGTCGCCCGCAACATTCAGCATAAAATACAGCAGCTAGATATTAAACATTGTGCATCTGATGTCTGCAATATCGTGACCATCAGTCTGGGAATTTGTACAATGGTTCCAACCGGGGAAAAATCCCTAGATTCCTTGATTTTGAGCGCCGACAAAGCCCTTTATCAAGCCAAGCAAACCGGAAGGAATTGCTATTGTACTTACCTACATCAATCGGAGGGAGAATCGTTTAAATGTGGGGATTTTCAAGGTGAATTTCTCCAAAAAACGCAAGAATAG
- a CDS encoding succinate dehydrogenase/fumarate reductase iron-sulfur subunit, producing the protein MQVLFKIVRQSQNTGPRIQTYELDVEPGNTILDCLNRIKWEQDGTLAFRKNCRNTICGSCSMRINGRSALACKENIGAELARLNQISEQSTETDSATRDREKTENSALNALPGAPPRATAPGGIPEITIAPMGNMPVVKDLVVDMQRFWNNLEAVDPYVSNSARKIPEREFLQTPEERSRLEESGNCILCGACYSECNAVEVNPNFVGPHALAKAYRMVEDDRDDQTESRLQNYNQANSGVWSCTRCFYCNSVCPMGVEPLDKIGKIKDEILERNDDQASRSIRHRKVLIDLVKKGGWVDERKFAVMVVGNFFRDIKGLLSLGPVGFQSIKRGKMPLTFEPSEGTNEVRSLIESVQELESKSSKAPKE; encoded by the coding sequence ATGCAAGTTTTATTTAAAATCGTTCGCCAAAGCCAAAATACGGGCCCTCGGATCCAGACCTATGAACTGGATGTAGAACCGGGGAATACCATCCTCGATTGTCTGAATCGGATTAAATGGGAGCAAGACGGAACCCTCGCCTTTCGTAAAAATTGCCGCAACACCATCTGTGGCAGTTGCTCGATGCGGATTAATGGCCGTTCCGCCCTCGCCTGTAAAGAGAATATCGGCGCTGAATTGGCCCGATTGAACCAAATCTCGGAACAGAGCACCGAAACCGACTCCGCCACCCGCGATCGCGAAAAAACTGAAAACTCGGCCCTGAATGCCTTACCCGGTGCACCCCCCCGGGCGACGGCACCGGGAGGCATTCCAGAAATTACCATTGCGCCAATGGGAAATATGCCCGTTGTCAAGGATTTGGTGGTGGATATGCAGCGGTTTTGGAACAATCTCGAAGCGGTTGATCCCTATGTGAGTAATAGTGCCAGGAAAATTCCCGAACGAGAATTTCTGCAAACTCCCGAGGAGCGATCGCGCCTAGAGGAAAGCGGCAATTGTATCCTCTGCGGTGCCTGCTATTCTGAATGTAACGCCGTGGAAGTCAACCCCAACTTTGTCGGTCCCCATGCCCTCGCCAAAGCCTATCGCATGGTGGAAGACGATCGCGACGACCAAACCGAATCCCGCTTACAAAACTATAACCAAGCTAACTCCGGAGTCTGGAGTTGCACTCGCTGCTTTTACTGTAATTCCGTTTGTCCAATGGGCGTCGAACCCCTGGACAAAATCGGTAAAATTAAGGACGAAATCCTCGAACGCAACGATGACCAAGCCAGTCGTTCCATTCGGCATCGCAAAGTCTTAATCGATTTAGTCAAAAAAGGCGGCTGGGTCGATGAACGCAAATTTGCCGTAATGGTCGTTGGTAATTTCTTCCGGGATATCAAAGGATTATTAAGCCTGGGTCCGGTGGGATTCCAGTCGATTAAACGGGGGAAAATGCCCTTAACTTTTGAACCCTCTGAAGGCACAAACGAAGTGCGATCGTTGATTGAATCCGTTCAAGAACTCGAATCTAAATCCTCGAAAGCTCCTAAAGAATAA
- a CDS encoding response regulator, with translation MNSASQEHTPKDILIVDDTPVNLRVLAKILSDRGYKVRKALNGQIALTACQTLLPDVILLDIMMPDMDGYEVCQRLKSDPKTQDIPIIFISALEDEWDKVKAFKSGGSDYITKPFQIEEVLARVKHHLTIQQLQYQLKVQKAELQALNAQLVRSNLELEQFAHVASHDLQSPLQVIIGNADLLTWKYEQQLGPDGERYLTNIIDASGRMTQLIQDLLTYSKVGIPPQPQSFESIDSNFVLEEALANLSGEISKSGSIITHSHLPTVRGNESQLMQLFQNIMANAIKFRLPDVSPQIEVSCNQNNREEWQFEIRDNGIGIDPDQGDRIFEAFYRLHSYDEYPGTGIGLTLCKKIVERHGGRLWFDSIKGEGTSFYFTLPALKS, from the coding sequence ATGAATTCGGCATCCCAGGAGCATACCCCTAAAGATATTTTGATTGTTGATGATACCCCGGTCAATCTCCGAGTCCTGGCTAAAATACTCAGCGATCGCGGCTATAAAGTCCGCAAAGCCCTGAATGGTCAAATTGCTCTGACTGCTTGTCAAACTCTGTTACCCGATGTCATTTTACTAGATATTATGATGCCGGATATGGATGGTTATGAGGTTTGTCAACGGCTGAAATCGGACCCCAAAACTCAGGATATTCCGATCATTTTTATCAGCGCACTGGAGGATGAATGGGATAAAGTTAAAGCTTTTAAAAGTGGGGGGTCTGATTATATTACCAAACCTTTTCAAATTGAAGAGGTCCTCGCCCGAGTTAAACATCACCTAACCATTCAACAACTCCAATATCAACTCAAGGTCCAAAAGGCAGAATTGCAAGCCTTAAATGCTCAACTGGTGCGGTCTAATCTGGAACTAGAGCAATTTGCTCATGTGGCATCTCATGATTTACAATCTCCCCTCCAAGTGATTATAGGCAATGCGGATTTGCTAACTTGGAAATATGAACAGCAACTCGGTCCCGATGGCGAGCGCTATCTGACAAATATTATTGATGCTTCTGGGAGAATGACCCAACTGATTCAGGACTTACTGACCTACTCTAAAGTCGGCATTCCCCCCCAACCCCAAAGTTTTGAATCCATTGATTCCAATTTTGTGTTAGAAGAAGCTTTGGCTAATTTAAGCGGGGAAATTTCCAAAAGTGGGTCGATTATTACCCATTCCCACCTGCCCACCGTCCGGGGAAACGAGAGTCAATTGATGCAGCTCTTTCAAAATATAATGGCTAACGCTATTAAGTTTAGACTCCCGGATGTTTCTCCACAAATTGAGGTTTCCTGTAATCAAAATAATCGGGAAGAATGGCAGTTTGAAATCCGGGATAATGGCATTGGCATCGACCCGGACCAAGGCGATCGCATCTTTGAGGCATTTTATCGCCTGCATTCCTACGATGAATATCCGGGTACCGGCATTGGGTTAACCCTCTGCAAAAAAATCGTCGAACGTCACGGGGGTAGACTCTGGTTTGATTCCATTAAGGGGGAGGGGACCTCATTTTATTTTACCCTCCCTGCCCTAAAATCCTGA